A window of the Nyctibius grandis isolate bNycGra1 chromosome 9, bNycGra1.pri, whole genome shotgun sequence genome harbors these coding sequences:
- the SLX9 gene encoding ribosome biogenesis protein SLX9 homolog isoform X2, giving the protein MKLRKQRWLQKIESVKLAKQKQKAEAKRKATPVVGDMQPLMEALPELSDLTTGDRGRKPPKSHVKAKAEPADFCLMKQAQKRQLLEEEVARFHEVIADPRYRANPLMAISEHLAKRLRQEEEGKPL; this is encoded by the exons atgaagctgaGGAAACAGAGATGGCTACAGA AAATAGAAAGCGTGAAGCTAGCgaagcagaagcaaaaagctGAAGCGAAGCGGAAAGCAACACCTGTGGTGGGAGACATGCAGCCGTTGATGGAAGCCCTACCTGAGCTCTCTGACCTGACCACAGGTGACAGGGGCAGGAAGCCACCCAAGAG CCATGtaaaagcaaaggcagaacCAGCAGACTTCTGTCTGATGAAACAAGCTCAGAAACGCCAGCTCTT agaGGAGGAAGTGGCTCGGTTTCATGAGGTCATCGCCGATCCCAGGTACAGAGCCAACCCCCTCATGGCCATCAGCGAGCATCTTGCCAAGAGGCtgaggcaggaggaagaaggtAAACCCCTCTAG